The DNA region CACGCAGGTTGGCAGCCTCTGTCCGGGGCAGGCCAGGCTTCCGGCCCTTCCGCGTTACCTTCACCCAGCCCTCCTCATCTGGAACGCCTTCCTCCTCCACTGCTTTGGCTTCCTCCTATAAATACAAAAGGGAGAGGCTGAGTGGAAAtgtgctgccagccagccaggTGCTTAGCTCCCCCAAAGCCCCCCTTACACACACGCACAGTTACAGCTCTTGCTTCTGCACAAGATTTGAAGGAGAGCACAGGTCAGAGCACCTGGGACCAAGCACAGGACCAGGCATTCAAGTCTCAGCCCCAATAGCCCATGCCAGACAGGACCCAGTGCATTTGTGGGTACCTCCTGTAAGCCTTGGGTGAAGGGTCAGGTGTTACAAGCCAAACTAGGACCTGGTCTCCAGGCACCATCCACCAGCAACTAGGAGTAAACCACCCTGCCAGACAGTGTGTTCCCCCTGTGCTATTTCCAATAGGGCCTGGGCAGTGAGAgaccctctcttttcctttcgcCCTGAAAACTGCTTTGCTGGGCTCCTTCCCCAGCCTGGCCTCACCTCTGCTATCTGTTTGTCATAGTCTTGCATGAAGGCATCCACCTCAGCCTTCAGTTCTTCACGATCCACCACTGAAGCTGCATAGCTGGTGATCCACTCTGAGACAGAGAGGACAGAAGTCAGCAGTAACCTCTGTTAGAAGCAAGCCCTAGTGTGATGCCTTTGAGCAGCTGTAGGGGAAACTGCTATAGGGACAGTTCTCATTTCTGTCCACCCTCAGCCTCCCCACTGAATTGGTTCACAAACAATCAACTTGTGGCCCAGGCCATGGCCAGCAAACAGCTAAGCAATGGGAAAAGCTTGCAACTGTTCCCAAACAAGACTGGGGTATCCTCAAGCCCAACATTCAAAGCTGTGTCCCTGCAAAGGGGTCGCATCCGAAGTCCTGTCATCTTGACAAACACCTTGTGCCCATTAATGAGTCTGGTTCCCATCCTCAGGGCAAGCCACAACCAGCTTCTCTACACGATACTGAAGAGACAAGCAGAGAAACTGCCCCTCCATCGTACCAAGTAAGCCTTTCCTCCCATGGGGCACAGGACCATATTCCACAACTTTCAGTAGAATAAGATAACTACCTTAAGAGTAAGAAAAGGACAACAAAACACTAGATGTCTCCCAGCTCAGTCTCAGTACAAAGTGGTGGGAATTCATTTGGGATACACAGGTAGGATTCACTAAGGAATGGGCATAGCTTTCCCCTACTCCGGTTAACAGGGAGATAGCTAGGAGTGACTTACTGCTAATGCCAGTTTTCACAGGATGACTCTCTGTTGATATCAGCAAGGGACCTCTCTGCGACAGGGCTTTGGCTGCCTGGACACCAGCTGGGCTCCTGAACACCACATATGCTACTCGGAAACCCTAAAAGAAAGGGGCCCTCAGGCCGGTCAGATACATCTAGGGAACTGGAGACACTGCAAGGAGCTGcagtacaataaataaataaataaattaaatcaaaCCACAGATTGCACTAGAATAGCAAAAAAGATAACATAAATTTAAGTAAGTAATCACACTGGCAAATCCCCCAAAATGATTTTCCCACATCTTGTGCTCCAAACAGCACCATCCAACACTTGAGATCGCTTCCCATTCTCACTACTAAAGCATCAGTCTCTTCCCCCCAAGCTTTacctttgtggttttgaggttgAAGAATTTGGACTTGagtgtttctgttttctctcctatTTCTGGCTTGTCACAGATGTCCACAGACTGAACAGGCCCACAACTAAAGAACAGCCTGGACAGAGACTCCTTGATACAgacattaaaagagaaaaaataatacaaaaatacagatttctttcctgcacctGCAGAAAGCATTAGAGGGCTCTCCAACAAAACCCACAGACCCTTTTGCCCACTACTCCCACCTGGCAGTGCATTACCTTCCAGCTACACAGACACATCCTCTGCAGCCCGTTCAGCTCGTTCAGCCCATGCCGCCACGCTAGTCCCACAGGGTGACCTGCCCACGGCATGGCACACAGCCGCTGGGCTTTGGCCTGCTAGCTCACCCCGGGGAAACCTTTGGCGAGCACCAGCAGCAAAAGCGCTGAGAGCACTCCAACTGCCCTGGCTAGAAACCTGAGGGGACACATTTCCAGGGGGCACAAACCCCGAGGGGGGCAGAGACccaagggaggagggaggcaatGATACCTCAAGACACAGACCCCCGGGGGGGCAGAGCCCCAGGGGGGACACACAGCCCTCGGGGGACAGACCCCAGGGGTGGGGGGGCCAGACCCCGAGGCGATGCCTGTGCCTTCCCACTGCCCCAAACACCAGCCCAAACCCTGCAGCGGCCTCTCTGTCCCTCTTGCCGCCCTGCCCCCCGGCGGCCCCACTCACCCGGCCGCAGTACGGGGGGACGTTGAGCACGAAGAGGGTGCGGCGGGGCGGGTGCGcggcgccgggcccttcccgcaCCCGGTGCTCCTTCACCAAGAGGCAGTGGGGCGAGCGCTGCCGCGGCCCGAACTTCACCGCCAGCGCTGTGGGCGACGCACCGGTTAGAGACCCTCTCcatcgccgccccggcccggcccgccgctcccggccccacgAGGCCCCGCACCCGCCTCACCCGTGTATCCCGCCGGCGCCCCTCCAGCCACACGCTCCGCGGCGGCCGCCATCTTAGCTCCGCGGGAAGTGCCGGGCCGC from Apteryx mantelli isolate bAptMan1 chromosome 1, bAptMan1.hap1, whole genome shotgun sequence includes:
- the RRP7A gene encoding ribosomal RNA-processing protein 7 homolog A, which encodes MAAAAERVAGGAPAGYTALAVKFGPRQRSPHCLLVKEHRVREGPGAAHPPRRTLFVLNVPPYCGRESLSRLFFSCGPVQSVDICDKPEIGEKTETLKSKFFNLKTTKGFRVAYVVFRSPAGVQAAKALSQRGPLLISTESHPVKTGISKWITSYAASVVDREELKAEVDAFMQDYDKQIAEEEAKAVEEEGVPDEEGWVKVTRKGRKPGLPRTEAANLRVLERERRKRARKELLNFYAWQHRETKREHIAQLRKKFEEDKQRIALMRAQRKFRPY